AATCGCCGGGAAATTGACTTCCGAGATGTCGGCCTTCGGCCACAACTTCCAGATGCCCTATGTCGATCAAGCCTCGTTGAGCCTTGAGCGCGACGTGGGCGGCGGGTTCGCCGTCGCTGGAACGTACCTCTACGTGCACGGACAACACCTCATTCGCGCCCGCGACGCTAACTTGCCAGATCCCGTCATCGAGGAATATCCCATCTTCAGTTCCGATGGCAGCGAGTTCACCGGCAACTACTATCTCGAGCCGTCCTTCGGAACCTGGCAAACAACGCCCAGCATCGATTGCCCGTTTGTCCCCTGCGTAAATGATCCGCAAAGGCCAGTGCCGCAACTCGATACCGTCGATGTCTTCGAAAGCGCCGCAGAGAGTATCTATCACGGGTTCACGCTTTCGGTTCGCCGAAAGATGAGTCGAGGTTTTTACTTCCGTCTCGGCTACACTTACGCCAAGGCAATAGACAATGGGCAGGACGCACTGATCGCCGGCAGTCCGGCAACCGTGCAAAATTCCGCCGATCCCAACGCCGAGCGCGGATTGAGTTCGACCGATCAACGGCATCGGCTGGCCGTGAGCTGGGTCTACGAACCGCGCTTCTTCCATCGTGACCAGCCGGTGCTCAAGGCGATCTTCAACAACTGGAAGCTTTCTTCTGTAACAACCATTGGTAGCGGCCGTCCCGTGAATGCCCGTGTCACTGGCGATGCCAATCGCGACGGCAATGACACGAACGACCGGCTTCCCGGCACAAGCCGGAATTCCTCTATTGGACCCGACTATGCCACCACCGACTTCCGCTTGAACCGCCTATTGAAGGCAACCGAGCGCTGGAGACTCAGCCTTCTTGTGGAATCATTCAACGCTTTTAATCGGGATAATAAGCGGGTGGACACCACCGATGACGGCTTCCAGTCGGCAGCGGCGAACTTCGTGGTTCAGGATACGACGGTCAACAATAAACGCTATCCGGCGCAATTCCGGCTCAGCAACGGGTTTCTGCAGCCGAATAACGCCTACGCTGCAAGACAGATTCAGTTCTCGCTCAGAGTAAGTTACTGAGGGTGCGGGGTAATCTGGGAGTGGGTACTCGCTGACTCCAAGGGCGGCCGCCTCGGGTCCCCCGCGAGCGTGGGTGCCTCGCGCACGGTGCGGTATGCTCGCTCCCGCGAACCCTCAACCAGTTGAAGAATTGCCGACTTAGAGCGTCCGGCTCTGATAATCTATAAGCGTCCAATAGGGACGGGCAGGGGGGTGTAAGAGTTTGGCTGAAGTCAGATTGCAGGAAGGCGAGTCTCTGGAAAATGCCCTCCGCCGTTTCAAGCGCAAGGTACAGCAGGAAGACATCATCAAGGAAGTGAAGCGTCACTCCTACTACCTGAAGCCGGGTGAAAAAAAGAGGGTAAAAGAGGCCCTAGCCCGCAAACGTAGTCGTAAAAAAGCTCGCAAAGAGCAGGATTAAGTAGTATAAACACGGGCCACTGCTACTTGCAGTGGCCCGTTCCCCGTATGTTTCGGGGGACGATTCGTCGGGGTGACGGGTCGTATGGGGTGTAGATTCGCAGTCCGCATTCATAACGCAGTGGTAGGTAAGTAAGCAGCATTTCAGTTTGCATGCTGTAGGGTCGAACTCAACTCTGAACACGGCGAATGAATGCATCGGGAGCCGCGTTGCATTCAGTCGTTGCCACCGTGTTGGAGAGCACGGCTACAAAGGGGCAACTCGGATGGAATTCCAGGACAGGATTTTAAAGTGCGTTGACTGCGGGCAGGACTTCGTTTTTACCGCGGGAGAACAACTCTTCTTCCACGATAAGCAGTTCAAGAACGAACCCAAGCGTTGCAAGGCTTGCAAGGGTAAACGGGCCCAGGCCCTCGGGCTTCCGGTGAACTCGAATTACCCGAAGGTAGAAACCCGAACCGTCTGCTCGAATTGCGGCAAGGAGACAACCGTTCCTTTTAAGCCGACGCAAGGACGCCCGGTATTTTGCCGGGAGTGCTTCCAGGGCAGCAAGAAAACAGCAACCGCTTCGTAAGCAGACGCGCATTGCGCTCGTGACCAGCTAGGGAAAGTCCCGCCTTCGGCGACCCTCGGACCCGCCAACCATCGGTGTCCTCTCCGCAAGAGCCAGTGGAAATCCCACAGGGGCACCACTGTGCCTGCCCGCTTACGTAGCGGCTTTCGGTAGCGATGACATTGCCCGCTATTCGCCTATCGTTACTCTCCATCCCGAATCACCGTGTGCTTCGGCGTGGGCATCGGCACATTGCCCTTCCGGTCGCGCCAGAGGATCTGGTTCAGCACGGCTGTATTGGCTTCGTCGGCGTGCGCGAAATTCAGGTCCGCCGATTGCTTCGCCCCAGGATTATTCGGCGGGTTTGTCGCATACAGCAGTCCGTTTTCGAGGTTTTTCCGATCCGCCGTGAACGCCGGTTGGTTCCCCGCCCCGCTGAACAAGTTTATCGGTGCAGCATACGCATCGTTGACGTTCATCGGCGGAAGGCCGAGCAAATCTTCCAGCGTTCGAATCATGTTTACGGTTGTATAGAAGTGATGGTCGATGAACGGATTCGCCGTCGACGAAGGAGAATATTTGCTGATCACTAGCGCAGTCGAGCGATGCGCATCAACGTGATCCGGACCGTCCTGCGCATCATCCTCGAGAATCAGGATCGCAGTGTCGTCCCAATACGGGCTGTGTGACACTGCCTCGACGACTCTTCCTACCGCGAGATCGTTATCCGCGACACTCGCCGAAGGTGTCGGATAACCGACCTTCGTCCCAAGCGTGTGATCGTTCGGCAGTCGCAGGACGATAAGTTCCGGCATTTCCTGTGCGGTCTTGCCGCTCTTGCGCGCACTCACGAACGCATTGAACTCGTTAAGGAACTCGTCGACACGAAGCTGATCCGGATACTCAGTCCGAAAATCAGGATATTTCGGATCGAAGTGCCCGACGAGTTCCGGCTTCGTCGGGACATCCCGCGCGATCATCGGGATTGGCCAGGGCCACGGACTTGGTCCGCCCTTCGGGTCACCCACATTCGGCGGAAGCATTTCGCCCTTTTTGATTTCGTCTGGACCTTCGCACTTCGCCTTCACGCGACCCGTAATCGCGGGGCTTCCGGACCACTCCTGTTCGTTGCACCATTCCGTCGAGATGAACTCGCCGTAATGACGGTAGGTCCGATGATTGCGCGCAACCAAACCCCACAGGAAGCCAGTTCCAGGCTCATTGATGTCGGGAATTCCTTCCTCGATCGGATAGCGATTTCCGACCATTCCTTCGTAGTCGTATTCACGCTGCATACGGCTGTAATCGACCTGGATATTTCGTTCGGTGTAGTCGCTGGTGATCGCCGCAGTCGACCAGTCGTGTCCGTTGCCGCTGACCTCGCCGGAATCGTAGAAGTTGTCGAGCACGCCGAACTGCAGCGCGAGTTTGTGCTGGTTCGGCGTGATGTCCCAACCATACATGGTCAGCGACTTGTCGCCGTCTCCAACTCCGAGATCCCCGAAAATCTGATCGTAAGTCCGATT
This is a stretch of genomic DNA from Terriglobia bacterium. It encodes these proteins:
- the rpsU gene encoding 30S ribosomal protein S21 — encoded protein: MAEVRLQEGESLENALRRFKRKVQQEDIIKEVKRHSYYLKPGEKKRVKEALARKRSRKKARKEQD
- a CDS encoding zinc-ribbon domain containing protein, yielding MEFQDRILKCVDCGQDFVFTAGEQLFFHDKQFKNEPKRCKACKGKRAQALGLPVNSNYPKVETRTVCSNCGKETTVPFKPTQGRPVFCRECFQGSKKTATAS